In a single window of the Cydia splendana chromosome 20, ilCydSple1.2, whole genome shotgun sequence genome:
- the LOC134800500 gene encoding facilitated trehalose transporter Tret1-like: MKKYYMFFGEGSKVNQIICAILINLPVFVYGAAIGWMSPMTLLLQSKDSPTETPLTDTEVSWMAAVSYLVCVVFDFVMAFLCDRIGRKLTLIFMSAMGAVCWIIKLSSLSTWAFILARAAVGVTMAGAYVTCPLYTKEISEDSIRGVLGTLVILFHTTGNLFLYVIGDYLSYHTILWVCLSLPTIHLVLFMMMPESPSFLVRSGKEEEAKRVLAWLRCRSEEDTEVRRELQVIKDEQTKDEKSSNFVLKAVLSDKILFRAFRIAMVATLSREVCGAIPVLNFAGDIFNMASQGSGLQLTPNQQAMMLGAVQVAGSALASSIVEKTGRKPLLFSTSLVSGLSMCGLATYFLAKQLGFFAPDWLPIFTLCLCIFCDAAGLQPVSVILTSEIFSFKYRGTIMATTMATASVADFLQMLFFKPLASIVGIHIAFYFFGFVCIISSVYVLLVIPETRSRSIEEIHLDLRTKKEKALDDSANLKKIEALEA, translated from the exons ATGAAGAAGTATTATATGTTTTTTGGTGAAGGAAGTAAAGTTAATCAAATAATATGTGCTATATTAA taaACCTGCCCGTGTTCGTGTACGGTGCCGCCATCGGTTGGATGTCACCTATGACTCTACTGCTACAGTCGAAGGACTCTCCTACAGAAACCCCACTCACGGACACTGAG GTATCATGGATGGCAGCAGTGTCATACTTAGTGTGTGTAGTGTTTGACTTCGTCATGGCGTTTTTGTGTGATCGTATCGGAAGGAAACTGACCCTCATCTTCATGTCAGCTATGGGCGct GTCTGTTGGATTATAAAACTGTCGTCACTGAGCACATGGGCCTTCATCTTAGCGCGGGCGGCGGTCGGTGTGACAATGGCTGGGGCTTACGTCACCTGCCCGCTCTATACTAAGGAGATCAGTGAAGACAGCATCCGAGGAGTGCTGGGAACTTTG GTGATATTGTTCCACACCACAGGGAACCTGTTCCTCTACGTGATTGGAGACTACCTCAGCTACCACACCATCCTGTGGGTCTGTCTGTCCCTGCCCACCATACACTTGGTGCTCTTCATGATGATGCCCGAATCCCCTTCATTCTTAGTACGAAGTGGGAAGGAGGAG GAAGCAAAAAGGGTGCTGGCATGGCTGCGCTGCAGAAGCGAAGAAGACACAGAAGTTCGTCGAGAGCTTCAGGTGATCAAGGACGAACAGACCAAGGACGAGAAGAGCAGCAACTTCGTGCTTAAAGCAGTCT TATCAGACAAGATCCTCTTCCGCGCATTCCGCATAGCGATGGTAGCAACCCTGTCCCGCGAGGTGTGCGGTGCAATACCGGTGCTGAACTTCGCGGGAGACATCTTCAACATGGCCTCGCAGGGCTCCGGGCTGCAGCTGACGCCCAACCAGCAGGCGATGATGCTGGGTGCTGTGCAGGTTGCTGGATCAGCCCTGGCTTCAAGCATTGTGGAGAAGACTGGAAGAAAG CCTCTCCTCTTCTCCACATCGCTCGTATCCGGTCTCAGCATGTGCGGCCTCGCGACCTACTTCCTAGCGAAGCAGTTGGGATTCTTCGCGCCCGACTGGCTGCCAATCTTCACGCTGTGCCTGTGTATCTTCTGCGACGCTGCTGGCTTGCAGCCCGTGTCTGTTATACTCACTAGCGAAATATTCTCATTTAAG TATCGAGGTACAATTATGGCCACAACCATGGCCACAGCTTCTGTAGCCGACTTCCTCCAAATGCTGTTCTTCAAGCCTCTAGCCAGTATTGTGGGCATCCACATAGCCTTCTATTTCTTCGGATTCGTCTGCATCATCAGCTCAGTTTATGTGCTCCTGGTCATCCCAGAAACCAGATCGAGAAGCATAGAAGAAATTCACTTGGACCTCCGGACGAAGAAAGAAAAGGCCTTGGACGACTCAGCCAATTTAAAGAAGATAGAAGCTTTAGAAGCGTAA
- the LOC134800642 gene encoding uncharacterized protein LOC134800642: MSDQFVKCKININRRVQTEYLINNILDQDFQAMLFPLNFVQSCLLMSSFSIINNFITPDNHVSFYIKSIIGCSAITSSHVFRFLYYHEATRTFGTEVVTVLLYFDFIYFTLISIFTHAVNSFQRSYVVELIIKLQHVLDCIKADKRDFFYKLKIQNWLTVLFVVSMHIFHWISACYDISILDLLVSFSLTVPLIIFDMQVVHVTRYVVMIKNELIAWIHKMEEYKRIHDKHEEEVNYEVSESDMFNAYTDILNAFRLSNKVYQFSVSFRYLQNVCVNFSEMRKTCKNVLRLNRASLRKMSAFGVFELDAAFPLRLLSVLVTYTVVLLQFAFLTS; the protein is encoded by the exons ATGAGTGATCAATTCGTCAAGTgcaaaataaacataaacagaAGAGTGCAAACTGAGTACCTGATAAACAATATACTTGATCAAGATTTCCAAGCTATGTTGTTTCCTCTAAACTTtgtacaatcttgccttttgaTGTCTAGTTTCAGTATCATTAACAATTTCATCACTCCTGACAACCATGTGTCGTTTTACATAAAGTCGATAATCGGCTGTAGTGCTATTACATCGAGCCACGTCTTTCGTTTTTTGTACTATCACGAGGCCACTAGGACTTTCGGCACTGAAGTGGTTACTGTATTGCTTTATTTCGATTTCATATATTTCACTTTAATCTCAATCTTTACCCATGCCGTCAATTCATTCCAGAGAAGCTATGTCGTTGAGCTTATTATCAAATTGCAACATGTGCTTGACTGTATTAAGGCTGACAaaagagattttttttataaactcaagATCCAAAATTGGCTCACTGTATTGTTTGTTGTTAGTATGCACATTTTTCATTGGATTTCGGCTTGCTATGATATTAGTATTCTTGATTTGCTGGTCAGTTTTTCTTTGACAGTACCACTGATAATTTTTGACATGCAAGTAGTTCACGTTACTCGATACGTTGTAATGATAAAAAACGAGTTGATCGCTTGGATCCATAAAATGGAAGAATATAAGAGAATACACGATAAACATGAAGAAGAAGTAAATTATGAGGTTTCGGAAAGCGATATGTTTAATGCATATACTGATATACTTAATGCATTTCGTTTAAGCAACAAAGTGTATCAGTTTTCGGtaagttttaggtattt GCAAAACGTTTGCGTCAATTTCTCAGAGATGCGTAAGACTTGCAAGAACGTGTTGCGGCTGAACCGCGCGTCGCTGCGCAAGATGTCGGCGTTCGGCGTGTTTGAACTCGACGCAGCGTTCCCGCTGCGGCTGCTCAGCGTGCTCGTGACCTATACCGTGGTGCTGCTGCAGTTCGCCTTCTTGACGTCCTAG
- the LOC134800685 gene encoding uncharacterized protein LOC134800685, protein MVKIMSFVWNMKSFVLMVVLSIACENFYRSTKTAESSCAQLLRYSKSVEMRKTCKNVLRLNRASLRKMSAFGVFELDAMFPLRLLTALVVYIVVLLQFAFLSS, encoded by the exons ATGGTGAAAATTATGTCCTTTGTTTGGAATATGAAGAGTTTTGTGTTGATGGTAGTATTGAGCATCGCATGCGAAAATTTTTATAGATCTACGAAGACTGCTGAAAGTTCTTGCGCCCAACTTTTGCGTTACAGTAAATCTGTCG aaATGCGCAAGACTTGCAAGAACGTGTTGCGTTTGAACCGCGCTTCGCTTCGCAAGATGTCGGCGTTCGGCGTGTTCGAACTCGACGCAATGTTCCCGCTGCGGCTGCTCACCGCACTCGTGGTTTACATTGTCGTGCTACTGCAGTTTGCCTTTCTGTCGTCCTAG